A single window of Thermodesulfovibrionia bacterium DNA harbors:
- a CDS encoding GspE/PulE family protein, giving the protein MPPLRLGELLQQKGLVKESHIKIALAEQSITGHLIGLILVKLSFVSSKDITQTLAEQAGMTFLDLTQYNIPEDVLRLVPRDLASKIGFVPLKVEDGVITIGITASENLRAVDAATRITGNPPKILMVDGSIVEATLEKAFYFLENPILEGIEKIVESVKTGELTGTKVSQLTDFLVKDAIRRKCTDIHVTPTPETVHVFFRIDGVLQQAHCLPKIVHNGIISRIKILSKLDIAETRVPQDGSFSFTFLNSRYDMRVSTMPTIYGENLVIRILGSGGAILRLSSLGFDKEDTDKLRRLFLKPYGMVLICGATGSGKTTTLYAALREIDLIEKNVLTVEDPVEYRLSMVKQTSVNDKAGYSFEAAGRTFMRQDPDVILLGEIRDEETATIALRASITGHLVLSTLHTNDAVSTIPRLVNFNVDRFLLSSALLAVIGQRLVRKICSKCKVEYQLKPGELEEMGFIGYDDVKTVYKGTGCTDCSGTGYLGRTTVGEIFIVDDHIKELIYTGASANSMLDAALKNGMKTMRINGIQKAISGITTFEEILRVAG; this is encoded by the coding sequence ATGCCGCCATTAAGACTTGGAGAACTTTTACAGCAGAAAGGTCTCGTTAAAGAATCACATATAAAGATAGCACTGGCAGAACAGTCTATAACCGGCCATCTGATCGGTCTTATACTCGTAAAGCTGAGCTTTGTCTCTTCAAAAGATATTACCCAGACCCTTGCTGAACAGGCCGGAATGACGTTCCTGGACCTTACCCAATACAATATACCTGAGGATGTATTACGCCTTGTGCCCCGAGACCTTGCCTCAAAGATCGGCTTTGTGCCTCTCAAGGTTGAGGATGGTGTGATAACTATAGGCATCACAGCTTCTGAGAATTTGCGTGCTGTTGACGCAGCTACAAGAATCACGGGAAACCCTCCTAAGATATTGATGGTTGACGGCTCTATAGTGGAGGCGACACTTGAGAAGGCATTTTATTTTCTTGAAAACCCCATTCTTGAGGGCATTGAAAAGATCGTCGAGAGTGTTAAGACAGGTGAACTTACAGGCACCAAGGTGTCTCAGCTTACTGACTTTCTGGTTAAAGATGCCATCAGAAGAAAATGTACTGATATCCATGTAACTCCTACTCCTGAAACCGTGCATGTCTTTTTTCGTATAGACGGTGTTCTTCAGCAGGCGCACTGCCTGCCTAAAATTGTGCATAACGGCATTATTTCCAGGATAAAGATATTGTCTAAGCTTGATATAGCTGAAACAAGGGTGCCGCAGGACGGCTCTTTCTCATTCACCTTCCTTAACTCAAGATATGATATGCGTGTTTCTACAATGCCTACGATTTACGGCGAAAACCTTGTCATAAGGATACTGGGCAGCGGCGGCGCGATACTCAGGTTGTCTTCACTTGGTTTTGATAAAGAAGACACGGATAAGCTGAGGCGCTTGTTTTTAAAGCCTTATGGAATGGTGCTTATATGCGGGGCAACCGGCAGCGGTAAGACCACTACGCTGTATGCCGCTTTAAGGGAGATAGACCTGATAGAGAAGAATGTGCTTACTGTAGAGGACCCGGTGGAATACAGGCTGAGCATGGTCAAGCAGACCAGCGTCAATGATAAGGCAGGTTACAGTTTTGAAGCGGCAGGCAGGACTTTTATGCGTCAGGATCCTGATGTGATATTGCTTGGTGAGATAAGGGATGAAGAGACCGCCACTATTGCGCTCAGGGCATCAATAACCGGCCATCTTGTTTTGAGCACGTTGCATACAAATGACGCGGTCAGCACCATTCCGAGGCTGGTTAATTTTAATGTTGACCGCTTCCTGCTCTCTTCGGCGCTACTTGCGGTAATAGGCCAGAGGCTTGTAAGAAAGATATGCTCAAAATGCAAGGTCGAGTATCAACTTAAACCCGGTGAGTTGGAAGAAATGGGTTTTATAGGTTATGATGATGTTAAGACCGTTTACAAAGGAACAGGCTGTACCGATTGCAGCGGTACGGGTTATCTGGGCAGGACTACTGTAGGTGAGATATTTATCGTAGATGACCATATAAAAGAACTTATTTATACAGGCGCATCTGCAAACTCGATGCTTGATGCGGCGCTTAAAAACGGGATGAAGACCATGAGGATCAACGGGATACAAAAGGCCATAAGCGGGATAACTACATTTGAGGAAATCTTGAGGGTCGCGGGATAA
- a CDS encoding type II secretion system F family protein codes for MPIYSYKAIDQEGTVIKGMIEEINLQAAIESISAAGLHLLNINQTSEYVVALKGLLARREKIKREDVIEFANNMSVMLRAGVPIMSGLSSIAEGMENKYFQSKIDNMAEMLEHGSSFSNAVTKHNDIFPDIFRHLSMIGEETGRLDQSLEDVAIHLQRMEDLAGAIKGALIYPTFALVTTFGAMMFWMLYVLPKIMDVFKSMQVTLPPITRGLLYTSEFVQAYKYPIFLFPISIIFTYKTLRKFPKTRYYIDLALLKTPIVKLVVYNKLLALYAEQMRILTVAGITIDRALEIVGDLMENDVFKRAIEIEREDITTGSRISDAMRKQWIFPPLVTRMVDIGEASGNLDEQYGYVSDYYLKKLHKVSANMSKMIEPIVIGVIGLMFGVIIIGLMLPIYDLIAEINA; via the coding sequence ATGCCGATATATTCGTATAAAGCAATTGATCAGGAAGGCACTGTAATCAAGGGCATGATCGAAGAGATCAACCTTCAGGCTGCCATTGAGAGCATATCCGCTGCAGGGCTGCATCTGCTGAATATCAACCAGACCAGCGAGTATGTTGTAGCTCTCAAAGGTCTTCTTGCCAGGCGGGAGAAGATCAAGCGGGAAGATGTTATCGAGTTTGCCAATAACATGTCAGTCATGCTCAGGGCCGGTGTTCCCATTATGTCCGGATTAAGCAGTATCGCCGAGGGCATGGAGAACAAGTATTTCCAGAGCAAGATAGATAATATGGCTGAGATGCTTGAGCACGGCTCCAGTTTCTCCAATGCTGTAACAAAACACAACGACATATTCCCTGATATTTTCCGTCACCTGTCCATGATAGGCGAGGAGACCGGCCGTCTTGACCAGAGCCTTGAGGATGTAGCTATCCATCTGCAGAGGATGGAGGACCTTGCCGGAGCCATAAAGGGGGCGCTTATATACCCGACATTTGCGTTAGTAACGACCTTCGGCGCCATGATGTTCTGGATGCTGTATGTTCTGCCCAAGATAATGGATGTCTTCAAGAGCATGCAGGTCACACTCCCGCCTATTACCAGGGGACTTTTGTATACAAGCGAGTTTGTTCAGGCATATAAATATCCGATCTTCCTATTCCCTATATCCATTATCTTCACATATAAGACGCTCAGGAAGTTCCCGAAGACCAGGTACTACATTGACCTTGCCTTGCTTAAGACGCCTATTGTAAAACTCGTTGTTTACAATAAACTTCTTGCGCTTTATGCTGAGCAGATGAGAATCCTTACCGTTGCGGGTATTACAATCGACAGGGCTTTGGAGATTGTCGGTGATCTTATGGAAAATGACGTATTTAAACGCGCTATAGAGATCGAGAGAGAGGATATTACTACAGGCAGCAGGATATCGGATGCGATGAGAAAGCAATGGATATTCCCTCCTCTCGTAACCAGAATGGTAGATATAGGAGAGGCAAGTGGAAATCTTGATGAGCAGTATGGCTATGTCTCGGATTATTATCTAAAGAAGCTTCATAAGGTATCAGCTAACATGTCCAAGATGATCGAGCCCATAGTTATAGGAGTAATCGGCTTAATGTTTGGTGTTATTATCATCGGGCTTATGCTTCCTATATACGACCTTATCGCAGAGATCAACGCGTAA